A window of Methanobrevibacter olleyae contains these coding sequences:
- a CDS encoding tetratricopeptide repeat protein: MDFNDPALEHLVNKITIALEENNREEATRYMDIIIEEYPELANILMNSIEFQALIAENEEIANNETDKQSQAISAEEIIKPGNTAEIDEKRIIDDMNAMLDIEPSTAQEYIQKGSVLTITEQFEDAIDCFDKALELDENNLSALISKGNTYELMEKYEEASKVYDIVMKVEVNDIYDLMSKGYVLENHQRFEDALKTYNKALKRDKNNSNILFLKGSCLIKLQKHKEAIKTLNDCIERYSDNPYETIFELENAYHNKGVSLHALEEDDEALEAFSLALGINPNYHYTYYEIGIIQEDRQKYESALKNYEKFLEFDNTDSEVVEAKERVEELLKE; encoded by the coding sequence ATGGACTTTAATGACCCTGCATTAGAACATTTAGTAAATAAAATTACAATCGCATTAGAAGAAAACAATAGAGAAGAAGCAACAAGATACATGGATATCATCATTGAAGAGTATCCAGAACTTGCAAACATTTTAATGAATTCTATTGAATTCCAAGCATTAATAGCTGAAAATGAAGAAATAGCTAATAATGAGACAGACAAACAATCCCAAGCTATCAGTGCTGAAGAGATTATTAAACCTGGAAACACTGCTGAAATTGATGAAAAAAGAATTATTGATGATATGAATGCAATGTTAGATATTGAACCTAGCACTGCACAAGAATATATTCAAAAAGGAAGTGTTTTAACAATTACTGAACAATTTGAAGATGCTATAGATTGTTTTGATAAGGCTTTAGAATTAGACGAAAATAATCTTTCTGCTTTAATTTCAAAAGGAAATACTTACGAACTTATGGAAAAATACGAAGAAGCTTCTAAAGTTTATGATATTGTAATGAAAGTGGAAGTAAATGATATTTATGACTTGATGAGTAAAGGATATGTCCTTGAAAATCATCAAAGATTTGAAGATGCTTTAAAAACTTATAATAAAGCTTTAAAGAGAGATAAAAATAATTCTAACATTCTTTTTTTAAAAGGAAGTTGTTTAATTAAACTCCAAAAGCATAAAGAAGCTATTAAAACTCTAAATGATTGTATTGAAAGATACAGTGATAATCCTTATGAAACTATTTTTGAATTGGAAAATGCCTATCACAACAAAGGTGTCAGCTTACATGCTTTAGAAGAAGATGATGAGGCACTTGAAGCATTTAGTCTTGCTTTAGGAATTAACCCAAATTACCATTACACTTATTATGAAATTGGCATTATCCAAGAAGACAGACAAAAATACGAAAGTGCTTTAAAAAACTATGAAAAATTCTTAGAATTTGATAATACTGACTCTGAAGTTGTAGAAGCAAAAGAAAGAGTTGAAGAATTATTAAAAGAATAA
- the purD gene encoding phosphoribosylamine--glycine ligase produces the protein MKVLVVGTGAREHAICDALKDDVKLYAYMSKNNPGISKISTFKKGDEGEVDEVAEFAKENEIELAIIGPEAPLGKGIVNALETVGIPCVGPAQESARIETDKSFMRNLFEKYEIKGSLTYKVFDNYEDISAFLDEYEKDVVVKPVGLTGGKGVKIVGDHLKDNQDAKAYAKEVMDNAMGGFAQVIIEEKVVGEEFTIQAFCDGENLAPMPAAQDHPHAFENDQGLITGGMGSYSDVGGLLPFLSREDYDEAVEIMKETLKAIAKETTPYKGILYGQFMLSKDGPKLIEYNARFGDPEAMNVLPLLKTPMVDVCKSIVDGSLGDVEFEDLASVCKYIVPDGYPDTPHAGEIIELDEEAIEALGAKVFYAAVSEEEGKIFLSGSRALGIVAQGETIRDAEKIAEEACNLVKGNVYHRRDVGTESLIQKRIDHMEAIRNG, from the coding sequence ATGAAAGTATTAGTTGTTGGAACCGGTGCAAGAGAACATGCAATCTGTGATGCATTAAAAGATGATGTAAAATTATATGCTTATATGAGCAAGAACAATCCTGGAATTAGTAAAATATCTACTTTCAAAAAAGGAGATGAAGGAGAAGTTGATGAAGTAGCTGAATTTGCAAAAGAAAATGAAATTGAACTAGCTATTATCGGACCTGAAGCTCCTCTTGGAAAAGGAATTGTAAATGCTTTAGAAACAGTTGGAATCCCTTGTGTTGGACCAGCACAAGAATCAGCAAGAATTGAAACTGATAAATCATTTATGAGAAACTTATTTGAAAAATATGAAATTAAAGGATCTTTAACTTACAAAGTATTTGATAACTACGAAGATATCAGTGCATTTTTAGATGAATATGAGAAAGATGTTGTAGTAAAGCCTGTAGGTTTAACTGGAGGTAAAGGTGTAAAAATCGTAGGAGATCACCTTAAAGACAATCAAGATGCAAAAGCTTATGCAAAAGAGGTAATGGACAATGCAATGGGAGGATTTGCACAGGTAATTATTGAAGAAAAAGTGGTAGGTGAAGAATTTACCATCCAAGCATTTTGTGATGGAGAAAACTTAGCTCCAATGCCTGCAGCACAAGATCATCCCCATGCCTTTGAAAATGACCAAGGATTGATTACCGGAGGAATGGGTTCATACTCTGATGTAGGTGGATTATTGCCATTTTTATCTAGGGAAGACTACGATGAAGCTGTTGAAATTATGAAAGAAACATTAAAGGCAATAGCTAAAGAAACCACCCCCTACAAAGGAATTCTCTATGGCCAATTTATGTTATCTAAAGATGGGCCAAAATTGATTGAATACAATGCAAGGTTTGGTGATCCAGAAGCAATGAATGTGCTTCCACTTTTAAAAACTCCAATGGTTGATGTGTGTAAATCAATAGTAGATGGAAGTCTTGGAGATGTTGAATTTGAAGATTTGGCTTCTGTATGTAAATATATCGTACCTGATGGATACCCAGATACTCCCCATGCCGGTGAAATCATTGAGCTAGATGAAGAAGCTATTGAAGCATTAGGTGCAAAAGTGTTCTATGCAGCTGTAAGTGAAGAAGAAGGTAAAATCTTTCTTTCTGGTTCCAGAGCTTTAGGAATCGTTGCTCAAGGAGAAACAATTCGTGATGCTGAAAAAATAGCTGAAGAAGCTTGCAACTTAGTTAAAGGAAATGTTTACCATAGAAGAGATGTTGGAACTGAATCTTTAATCCAAAAACGTATCGATCATATGGAAGCAATTAGAAATGGATAA
- the argF gene encoding ornithine carbamoyltransferase gives MRSLLSISDIENEVVKILDIASDFKAGKIEEKPLKNQKLAMIFQKSSTRTRVSFEVGMYELGGTALFLSTNDIQLGRGEPIKDTAKVLSRFVDAIMIRAIEHDDVIELRDESDVPIINGLTNLEHPCQALADMLTVKEHKGGFDGKFVYVGDGNNVCNSLLLICGCLGMDMVVACPEEYKPNEEIVAKAEGYAKTNNSTITITNDVKSAASGADVIYTDVWVSMGDEEEEKKRRFEFKDYQVNQELIDLADDDVIFMHCLPAIRGEEVSAEVIDGPHSVVYDEAENRMHAQKAVLYYFLKELQ, from the coding sequence ATGAGAAGTCTTTTATCAATAAGTGATATTGAAAATGAAGTTGTAAAAATCCTAGATATTGCAAGTGACTTCAAAGCTGGAAAAATAGAGGAGAAACCTCTTAAAAATCAAAAATTAGCAATGATTTTTCAAAAATCATCTACAAGAACAAGAGTTTCTTTTGAAGTTGGAATGTATGAATTAGGTGGAACCGCATTATTCTTATCAACTAATGATATTCAATTAGGAAGAGGAGAACCTATTAAAGATACTGCAAAAGTTTTATCTAGATTCGTTGATGCAATAATGATTAGAGCTATTGAACATGATGATGTTATAGAACTTAGAGATGAATCAGATGTGCCAATTATAAATGGTTTAACTAATTTAGAACATCCATGTCAAGCATTAGCAGATATGTTAACTGTTAAAGAACATAAAGGTGGATTTGATGGTAAATTCGTTTATGTTGGTGATGGAAACAATGTATGTAACTCTCTTTTATTAATATGCGGATGTTTAGGAATGGATATGGTAGTAGCTTGCCCAGAGGAATATAAACCAAATGAAGAAATTGTAGCTAAGGCAGAAGGCTATGCAAAAACAAATAATTCTACAATAACTATTACAAATGATGTTAAATCTGCTGCAAGTGGTGCAGATGTTATCTATACTGATGTTTGGGTAAGTATGGGTGATGAAGAAGAAGAGAAAAAAAGAAGATTTGAATTTAAAGATTATCAAGTAAATCAAGAACTTATTGATTTAGCAGATGATGATGTAATCTTTATGCACTGTTTACCTGCAATTAGAGGTGAAGAAGTAAGTGCCGAGGTAATTGATGGACCTCATTCTGTAGTATATGATGAAGCAGAAAACAGAATGCATGCTCAAAAAGCAGTATTATATTACTTCTTAAAAGAATTACAGTGA